In Candidatus Methylacidiphilales bacterium, the sequence ACGGTTGGACGCCGCCTCAGCGCGCATCTTCAAGCAGGAAGTCGAGTCGGCCTGGCCGCCCGGGGCGGCCCAGGTGGTGATCGATCTGGCGGCCGTGGCTTTTGTGGATAGTTCCGGGATAGGTGCGATCCTGGGTATTTACAAAAAATTGCCCACCGGCGGCGTGGTGCTGACCAACGTCCGACCCCAGGTGCGCACGGTGATCGAGTTGCTGCGCCTGCACCGGATTTTCGAGATCCGGTGAGCCGGGAGGGAAGGACTACGATTTCCCAGAACCGTTATTTCCCGGAGACCTGCCCTGAATTGTCGGACAGGTTGGACGGTTATCTTGAGGCTCTGGGAAACCGTCTACGCGCCCAGGAATGGGCGGGAGCGGATCACCTTCTCCTGCTCGGCGGAGGGTATGGTCGCGGGGAAGGCGGGATTCATCGGGTTGAGGGGTCGCCTCCCTCCCTTTACAACGACCTGGAGTTTTACCTTGTGGTGCCTGCGCCGGCCGTGAACCGGGCGCGGGCCTGGTGTGCGCAGGAAAGCCACCTTGGGGAGGAGGCGACCGGCATTGAAGTGGAATTCAAGGTGATGCCGCGGTCCGCATGGCGGAAGTCCACTCCGGGCATGTTCACGTATGATTTGGCGGTGGGCCATGTGCTGGTTTCGGGCGATGAAGCCATTCTGGCCGAGCTGGCGCCGGAAATCCTTGATCCCGGCCGCATCCCGCTGCTGGAGGCCACGCGTCTGTTGTTCAACCGTGGCAGCAGCTTGTACTTCGCCGGCCACGCGCTTCGTTTTCAAACCGAGCGGTCGCAGGGGCCCTACGTGGAGCGGGTACAATCCAAGCTGAAGCTGGCCCTGGCCGATGCCGTCCTGGCGGCACGGGGGGGCTATGATCGTTCATGTCTGGTCCGCCGTGAACGTGCGGCCGAGCTGACAGGTGATCTGCCACCCGATTGGCCGCAGATGCTGGCGTGGCATGCGGAGGGGGTGGAATTCAAGTTGCATCCGGTGCACCGAGCCGCTGGAAGGCAAGCGTTGGAACAAAGCCAAGCGGATTTGCAGCGGGTGTGGGCTTCCACTTGGCTGTGGTTGGAAAGTGTCCGCCTGGGGCACGGTTGGGATGACCTCGCCGCATACGCACAATGGAAGGGCGATCTCGTGCCGGGCGGGAGCGGCTTGCGTTCATTCCTGCTCCGGGTGCGGGACGGCCTGCGTTATCGGGAAGTGTTGCCGAACTGGTCCCGGGCGCCCCGGGCCAGCCTGATGCGGGCCTTGGCCGCAGTGCATGGGGGAAGGGAAGATCTGGCCGCGGCCGCACTGGGTGTTTCCGTGGATTCCCGTTTGATCCACGACAGCTTCCGGCGTTGGTGGCTGCGTTACAATTGATCAGACCGGCAGGACAGAAGCGGGGATTCCGCGGATTTCCACCGGGCCGCCACCCTCGGCCAGTTCCCGTTTCACCAGGCCGAGGCCGATCCAGCCGGCAACCTGAGGGTGGGCGCAGGCACTGGTGAGGGTACCCGCCTCTTTCCCGTCGGCGATCAATGGAAGGGGCAGGGAATCCGGGGTGTTTCCTGTTCCTGTGAGCCGGGCCAGTTTTTTGTTCACGTGTCCTTTGCTTTTGATCCGGGCGATGACTTCCTGGCCGATGTAGCAGCCTTTGCTGTAACTGATCGCATCACGATCCAAGGCCGCTTCGGGAGGCAGCGTATGGGGGGTCATTTCCCGGCCCCAAGCGGGGATCCCCTGGTGGATGCGGC encodes:
- a CDS encoding STAS domain-containing protein codes for the protein MGTIVAVETEGTSLRLSVKAERLDAASARIFKQEVESAWPPGAAQVVIDLAAVAFVDSSGIGAILGIYKKLPTGGVVLTNVRPQVRTVIELLRLHRIFEIR